In Dolichospermum flos-aquae CCAP 1403/13F, the following proteins share a genomic window:
- a CDS encoding DUF4351 domain-containing protein — protein MAKKADIGSKRLISLAPNTWVQWITQRSNLEVQDILNTEFQWIERESDVLLKVYSPEIGEFLLLNELQLRYNQRMPRRLRAYTALAEERYNLKVYPVLINILPQSTKQIIPNRYESEILGIKAYQDYQVINLWEVDVNLVFEQKISTLLPFVPILQGGNSENNLRQAVTELRKDEQLKDLEPLLSFFASFVLDIPLIQQIMRWDMTVLRESPWYEEILKEGLQQGLQQGEQQGLQQGLQQGLQQGLQQGLQQGESVLVLRQLTRRFGEIEFSITQKIQKLPTTKLEILGESLLDFSQLQDLIHWLEVH, from the coding sequence GTGGCAAAAAAAGCAGATATAGGCAGTAAAAGATTAATCAGTCTGGCACCTAATACATGGGTACAGTGGATTACCCAACGTTCCAATCTGGAAGTACAAGACATCCTCAACACAGAATTTCAGTGGATAGAGAGAGAAAGTGACGTTTTACTCAAAGTGTACAGCCCAGAAATAGGAGAATTTTTACTACTTAACGAACTACAACTCCGTTACAACCAGAGAATGCCCCGGCGATTGCGAGCTTACACAGCCCTAGCAGAAGAGCGTTACAACTTAAAAGTATACCCAGTTCTCATTAACATCCTCCCCCAAAGCACTAAACAAATAATCCCCAATCGCTATGAATCAGAAATATTAGGGATAAAGGCTTATCAAGATTATCAAGTCATCAACCTGTGGGAAGTAGATGTTAACCTAGTGTTTGAGCAAAAAATATCTACCCTATTGCCATTTGTGCCAATTCTCCAGGGTGGGAACAGTGAAAATAACTTACGTCAAGCAGTAACAGAACTGCGGAAAGATGAACAGCTAAAAGACCTAGAGCCGTTATTATCATTCTTTGCTAGTTTTGTCTTAGATATTCCCTTAATTCAACAAATCATGAGGTGGGATATGACAGTGTTAAGAGAATCACCGTGGTATGAAGAAATTCTTAAAGAAGGATTACAGCAAGGATTACAGCAAGGAGAACAACAAGGATTGCAACAAGGATTACAACAAGGATTACAACAAGGATTACAACAAGGATTACAACAAGGGGAGTCCGTCCTTGTCTTGCGTCAACTCACTAGGAGGTTTGGGGAAATAGAATTTTCTATCACACAGAAAATCCAGAAGTTACCAACTACTAAGTTAGAAATTTTGGGAGAAAGTTTATTGGATTTTTCCCAGTTACAAGACCTGATACACTGGTTAGAAGTTCATTAA
- a CDS encoding DUF2887 domain-containing protein, giving the protein MKTDKLFYRLFLSQPGLIAELIPEIPKDCEFTYSAPGVKEKGFELDGLLTPVTKDLSLPLVFLEAQMQGDPRFYGRYLAEIFLYLYQYNVKQPWYGLLILPNRNEELGSDIPYQSLLKSQVKRLYLEDLLPLKDLSPNLALLKLLVVDEQDTATLAQAIINSAETEAEFRRLLDLVEAILVNKFPQLGTKEILQMLNLKTVDVTQTRFYQEVFQEGQQEGRQEGRQEGRQEGRQEGRQEGRQEGEANLLLRLLTKRYGMLSPSQEEQIRSLDVEQLESLGEALLDFTNKSDLDTWLSGQL; this is encoded by the coding sequence ATGAAAACCGATAAACTCTTTTACCGACTATTTTTATCTCAACCAGGTTTAATTGCCGAGTTAATCCCAGAAATCCCCAAAGATTGCGAATTTACCTATAGTGCGCCCGGAGTCAAAGAGAAAGGATTTGAACTAGATGGACTATTAACACCTGTTACCAAGGATCTCAGTTTACCTCTGGTATTTCTAGAAGCCCAGATGCAGGGAGATCCAAGATTTTATGGGCGGTATTTAGCAGAAATTTTTCTGTATTTATATCAATACAACGTCAAGCAACCTTGGTACGGATTATTAATTTTGCCCAATCGGAATGAAGAACTAGGCTCAGATATTCCCTACCAATCTTTGTTAAAGAGTCAAGTCAAACGACTCTATCTGGAAGATTTGTTACCGTTAAAGGATTTGAGTCCAAATTTGGCATTACTGAAGTTACTTGTTGTAGATGAACAAGATACAGCAACCTTGGCACAGGCAATTATTAATAGTGCGGAAACAGAGGCAGAATTTCGGCGACTCTTGGATTTAGTAGAAGCTATACTTGTTAATAAATTCCCACAACTTGGTACAAAGGAGATTTTGCAAATGCTAAACCTGAAAACAGTAGATGTAACCCAAACACGGTTTTATCAGGAAGTGTTTCAAGAAGGACAGCAAGAGGGACGACAAGAGGGACGACAAGAAGGACGACAAGAGGGACGACAAGAGGGACGACAAGAAGGACGACAAGAAGGGGAAGCAAATCTATTGCTTCGTCTTTTAACTAAGCGGTATGGTATGTTGTCTCCGTCCCAAGAGGAGCAAATAAGAAGTTTGGATGTAGAGCAGTTGGAGAGTTTGGGGGAAGCTTTGTTAGATTTTACAAACAAATCTGATTTAGATACATGGCTTTCAGGACAGTTGTAG
- a CDS encoding glycosyltransferase has translation MAKILILIGAHLCTAPRPQKEAETLANAGHDVTIGGFWFDPDLVERDRLLMIYKKWQFLPIIDFQPHQKINNWSVRWRSRIAKEKFQRFGIFSPQLLGYGVKEMLKTAQNFKADLTIVHAEAGLWVGSQLLDEGLRVGVDFEDWFSEDLLPEARAGRPIEKLKSLESRLINECSYCITTSHVMAKALAQAYQSQVPTVIYNTFPWQERSQLDGKIGDRQNLDLPSIHWFSQTIGQGRGLEILFQALPHINQPIEIHLRGNYPESSRQWLEPQIPQQWRDRLFIHATVPNHELLSRISEHDIGLALEVNNIPSRNLTITNKIFQYLQAGLAVIATNTEGQSEILNEYPEAGQIIASHDAIALASAINNLVNDPQKLAATKKTALLAAQDQLNWENQESIILRLATKAISS, from the coding sequence TTTGGTTTGATCCAGATTTAGTAGAACGCGATCGCCTATTGATGATTTATAAGAAATGGCAATTTCTGCCGATTATTGACTTTCAACCCCATCAAAAAATTAACAATTGGTCAGTTCGATGGCGATCGCGCATTGCCAAGGAAAAATTTCAGCGATTCGGAATTTTCTCACCCCAACTATTAGGTTATGGGGTAAAAGAAATGCTAAAAACAGCCCAGAACTTCAAAGCTGATTTAACTATTGTCCATGCGGAGGCAGGTCTCTGGGTCGGTAGTCAATTACTAGATGAAGGATTGAGAGTTGGGGTGGACTTTGAGGATTGGTTTTCTGAAGACCTTTTACCAGAAGCTCGTGCTGGTCGTCCTATTGAAAAACTAAAATCTTTAGAAAGTAGGCTAATTAATGAATGTAGCTATTGTATTACCACTTCCCATGTTATGGCTAAAGCCTTAGCTCAAGCCTACCAGTCTCAAGTTCCTACAGTAATTTACAATACATTTCCTTGGCAAGAACGATCGCAGCTAGATGGCAAAATAGGCGATCGCCAAAACTTAGACTTACCATCAATTCATTGGTTTTCCCAAACTATTGGACAAGGTAGAGGTTTGGAAATTCTTTTTCAAGCATTGCCACATATTAATCAACCAATTGAAATCCATTTGCGCGGTAACTACCCTGAAAGTTCTCGTCAATGGTTAGAGCCACAAATTCCTCAACAATGGCGCGATCGGCTATTTATCCATGCCACCGTTCCCAATCATGAATTACTGTCTCGAATATCTGAACACGATATTGGCTTGGCTTTAGAGGTAAATAATATACCTAGCAGAAATCTCACGATTACTAATAAGATATTTCAATATTTACAGGCAGGACTAGCAGTAATAGCCACTAACACAGAAGGTCAAAGCGAGATATTAAATGAGTATCCTGAAGCTGGTCAAATAATTGCTAGTCATGATGCGATCGCCTTAGCATCAGCCATAAATAACTTGGTTAATGATCCTCAAAAATTAGCTGCCACTAAAAAAACTGCTTTGTTAGCTGCTCAAGATCAATTAAACTGGGAGAACCAAGAGAGTATAATATTAAGATTAGCCACAAAAGCAATTAGTAGTTAA
- a CDS encoding Uma2 family endonuclease: MAAITARELELQMPDASKLLSDEPEMESSLHYMQLLLLVTCLEWAWQDRDDFFIGANLTIYFSRQQLKNRDFRGPDFFLVKNTTREPRNSWVVWEEDGRYPDLIIELLSDSTANVDRTTKLDLYAERFHTPEYFYFSPETLEFAGFRLEFNKYRPITPNAQGWLWSEALGFFLGIHNGQLRYFSLEGTIIPTPQEAAKDEILKANQAIQIAKQESQRAEQESQRAEQESQRAEQESQRAEQANRELYKLKQKMRSLGISLD, translated from the coding sequence ATGGCAGCAATTACAGCCCGCGAACTAGAGTTGCAAATGCCCGATGCCAGTAAACTTTTAAGTGATGAACCAGAAATGGAAAGCTCCCTGCACTATATGCAACTGTTATTGCTAGTCACCTGCCTCGAATGGGCATGGCAAGACCGGGATGATTTTTTCATTGGTGCAAACCTGACCATTTACTTCAGTCGCCAACAACTCAAAAATCGTGACTTTCGAGGTCCAGATTTTTTCCTAGTCAAAAACACCACCAGAGAACCACGCAACTCATGGGTGGTCTGGGAAGAAGACGGACGTTATCCCGACCTGATTATTGAATTACTGTCCGACTCCACCGCCAATGTAGATCGCACCACCAAACTAGACTTATACGCAGAGAGATTTCATACCCCTGAATACTTTTATTTTTCACCCGAAACCTTAGAATTTGCAGGCTTTAGACTAGAGTTTAATAAATATCGCCCCATCACGCCCAACGCCCAAGGATGGCTATGGAGTGAAGCCCTGGGCTTTTTCCTGGGTATTCACAATGGCCAGTTGCGTTACTTCTCCTTAGAAGGCACTATCATCCCTACCCCCCAAGAAGCCGCCAAAGATGAAATACTCAAAGCCAACCAAGCAATTCAAATAGCAAAACAAGAATCTCAAAGGGCTGAACAAGAATCTCAAAGGGCTGAACAAGAATCCCAAAGGGCTGAACAAGAATCCCAAAGGGCTGAACAAGCTAATAGGGAGTTGTATAAATTAAAGCAAAAAATGCGATCGCTTGGTATTTCTCTTGACTAA
- a CDS encoding glycosyltransferase family 4 protein: MNHRVLIVSPHFPPINAADHQRIRMALPYFEEFGWDVTVLCIEPDFIEGIYDPNLNLTVPENIETIRASAISPKLSRKLKLGNLAFRSIPFLIKATAKYFEENYFDLVYFSNTVFLTMPLGRYWLEKYKIPYILDFQDPWLSDYYDRTQNTPPGGKLKYAIAQSFAKILEPLTLAKACHITSVSPEYPKVLMQRYSWLKAEQFTVLPFGAPDKDFEILPKLNIQQKIFDPNDGYQHWVYVGRGGEDMALSLNVLFLAIQKHRQHNPEIWQKIKIHFVGTKYSIFDNNKEIEAIAKSYNLDDIITEYPQRIPYFEALQVLKDSHAILIIGSDDPSYSASKVYPCILAQKPILAILHEQSLVVNVIKECQAGYTVTFTNLTNIEIYDTLGEGIEWLLNSLVYGLSETTDWQAFEPYTARQMTRTLCKIFDQSTNPKSR, translated from the coding sequence ATGAATCATCGAGTTCTTATTGTTAGCCCCCATTTCCCACCAATTAACGCCGCTGATCATCAGCGCATTAGAATGGCACTGCCATACTTTGAAGAATTTGGATGGGATGTAACTGTTCTATGTATCGAACCAGATTTTATCGAAGGAATATATGATCCCAACCTGAATTTGACGGTTCCGGAAAACATTGAAACTATTCGAGCATCAGCTATTTCTCCGAAACTATCTAGAAAATTAAAACTTGGGAATTTAGCTTTTAGATCCATACCTTTTTTGATAAAAGCAACAGCTAAATATTTTGAAGAAAATTATTTTGATTTAGTTTATTTCTCAAATACAGTTTTTTTGACCATGCCCCTTGGTCGCTACTGGCTAGAGAAATATAAAATTCCTTATATTTTAGACTTTCAAGATCCTTGGTTAAGTGATTATTATGATCGCACTCAAAACACTCCCCCTGGTGGCAAACTAAAATATGCAATCGCCCAGTCTTTTGCTAAGATTTTAGAACCCTTGACTTTGGCTAAAGCCTGCCATATAACCAGTGTTTCGCCAGAATATCCCAAAGTATTAATGCAGCGATATTCCTGGCTCAAAGCAGAGCAGTTTACTGTTCTCCCCTTCGGCGCTCCTGACAAAGATTTTGAGATCCTACCTAAACTGAATATCCAACAGAAAATATTTGATCCCAATGATGGTTATCAACATTGGGTTTATGTGGGTAGAGGTGGTGAAGATATGGCTTTGAGCCTGAATGTCCTTTTCTTAGCAATTCAAAAACATCGTCAGCACAATCCCGAAATTTGGCAAAAAATTAAAATTCATTTTGTTGGCACGAAATATTCAATTTTTGACAACAATAAGGAAATAGAGGCGATCGCCAAATCCTATAATTTAGACGATATAATCACTGAATATCCACAACGTATCCCTTACTTTGAAGCCTTGCAAGTTTTAAAAGATAGTCATGCCATTTTAATAATTGGTTCTGATGATCCCAGTTATTCTGCATCTAAAGTCTATCCATGTATCCTCGCCCAGAAGCCCATCTTAGCAATTCTGCACGAACAGAGTCTTGTCGTCAACGTAATTAAAGAATGTCAAGCTGGCTATACCGTAACTTTTACTAATTTAACCAATATAGAAATTTATGATACCCTTGGAGAAGGAATAGAATGGTTACTTAATTCTCTAGTCTACGGACTTTCAGAAACAACAGATTGGCAAGCATTTGAGCCTTATACCGCTAGACAAATGACCCGAACTTTGTGTAAAATTTTTGATCAGTCAACTAATCCAAAATCAAGGTAA
- a CDS encoding glycosyltransferase: MNKNNLHLWFPNLFAFTGGIQTYCCFFLKAIQNIYPDTDYDIFIKHDRHSSPNFSTLAPTRFHFAGSIPLPLRTVAFAVQLIGWGIWKRPKLIITGHLNFTVAAYWLKRLTNIPYWTVAHGIEAWDIKNSALQTALHHADLILAVSGYTRDRLLREQNLDPDKISVLYNTFDADKFVPASKPTYLLDRYQLKPEQPTILTVGRLSASEQYKGYDQIIRAIPKIRDLIPDVHYIIVGKGDDKLRIDQLITELKLETCVTLAGFVPDAELCDYYNLCDLFAMPSKGEGFGIVYLEALACGKPVLGSNQDAAVDALCHGKLGALVNPDDVDEIAQTIIQILQSTYPNPLMYQPESLRQQVIDTFGFEQFQKTLAGYLHRLLNPNHKIRKPGNKFLR, translated from the coding sequence ATGAATAAAAATAATCTTCACCTCTGGTTTCCCAACTTATTTGCATTTACGGGTGGTATTCAAACATACTGCTGTTTCTTCCTCAAAGCCATTCAAAATATCTACCCTGATACTGATTATGATATCTTTATCAAACATGATAGACATTCCTCACCCAACTTCTCAACCCTAGCCCCTACTAGATTTCACTTTGCTGGATCTATACCATTACCACTGAGAACAGTTGCATTTGCAGTCCAGCTAATTGGTTGGGGAATCTGGAAACGCCCAAAATTAATCATTACCGGACACCTGAATTTTACTGTTGCAGCCTACTGGCTAAAACGATTGACAAATATCCCTTATTGGACTGTCGCTCATGGTATCGAAGCCTGGGATATCAAAAACTCAGCTTTGCAAACAGCTTTACATCATGCAGACCTGATTTTAGCAGTTAGTGGCTATACCCGCGATCGCCTCCTGAGAGAACAAAACCTCGACCCGGATAAAATCTCCGTACTCTATAACACATTTGATGCCGATAAATTTGTACCCGCATCTAAACCGACCTATTTATTAGACCGATATCAACTTAAACCAGAACAACCGACAATTTTAACAGTAGGTAGATTATCAGCATCAGAACAGTATAAAGGCTATGACCAAATCATCCGCGCCATACCAAAAATTCGTGACCTAATTCCCGATGTTCATTATATCATTGTGGGTAAAGGAGATGATAAATTGAGAATTGACCAATTAATTACCGAATTAAAATTAGAAACCTGTGTCACTCTGGCTGGTTTTGTTCCCGATGCTGAACTTTGTGATTACTATAATCTTTGTGATCTTTTTGCCATGCCCAGTAAAGGCGAAGGTTTTGGTATAGTTTATTTAGAAGCCTTAGCCTGTGGTAAACCCGTACTCGGTAGTAATCAAGACGCAGCAGTTGATGCGCTTTGTCATGGTAAACTAGGGGCATTGGTAAATCCTGATGATGTGGATGAAATTGCTCAAACTATTATTCAAATTTTACAAAGTACATATCCTAATCCTTTAATGTATCAACCCGAATCCTTGCGTCAACAGGTTATTGACACCTTTGGTTTTGAGCAGTTTCAGAAAACTTTGGCTGGATATTTGCACCGATTATTGAATCCAAATCATAAAATCAGGAAGCCAGGGAATAAGTTTCTCCGCTAA
- a CDS encoding FkbM family methyltransferase, protein MITSFLRTWRFILNHPLASRNLPEAIKLWFKWQVGSRILKMPVVVPFVGDSQLVAELGMTGATGNIYTGLHEFTDMAFCLHLLRVGDLFVDVGANIGSYTVLSSKVVGANSLAIEPVPTTYKRLRRNININDISSLVDSRCCAAGKNHGSIKFSSDMDTTNQVVAADYKGNSIEVPVESLDYILEKLQPTLIKIDVEGFEPEVIEGSRKILTSDCLLAVLLETVDPSIEKTLRESGFQPGNYDPFKRELKTSAHNHLSNNYLWIRNLSKVEDRCKTAPQYQVLGVDF, encoded by the coding sequence GTGATTACCTCATTTTTGAGAACTTGGCGTTTTATTCTTAATCATCCACTGGCATCGCGAAACTTACCAGAAGCAATTAAGCTTTGGTTTAAATGGCAAGTTGGATCTCGCATTTTAAAGATGCCAGTAGTTGTTCCTTTTGTCGGAGATTCTCAATTAGTAGCTGAGTTAGGAATGACTGGTGCGACAGGTAATATTTACACTGGATTGCATGAATTTACAGATATGGCTTTTTGTTTACATTTATTGCGAGTAGGTGATCTTTTTGTTGATGTAGGAGCAAATATCGGTTCATATACAGTACTTTCATCAAAAGTAGTTGGAGCTAATAGTTTAGCGATCGAACCAGTGCCAACGACCTATAAACGCTTACGACGTAACATAAATATCAATGATATATCATCCTTAGTAGATAGCCGTTGTTGTGCCGCAGGAAAAAATCATGGCTCAATAAAATTTTCTTCGGATATGGATACAACAAACCAAGTTGTCGCTGCTGATTATAAAGGAAATTCAATTGAAGTTCCGGTTGAATCGCTCGATTATATACTTGAAAAATTGCAGCCAACATTAATTAAAATTGATGTAGAGGGATTTGAACCAGAGGTAATAGAGGGATCGCGCAAAATTTTAACGTCTGATTGTTTACTTGCTGTTCTATTAGAAACAGTTGATCCTTCAATTGAGAAGACCCTTCGAGAATCTGGCTTTCAACCTGGTAATTACGACCCATTTAAGAGAGAATTAAAGACCTCAGCACATAATCATTTAAGTAATAACTATTTATGGATTCGGAATTTATCTAAAGTTGAAGATAGGTGTAAAACTGCTCCCCAATATCAAGTATTAGGAGTTGATTTTTGA
- a CDS encoding Trm112 family protein, which produces MKIIDDWYLENLVCSQDKTALNLVDNNLVSVSGNSYPIVNGIPIMLLNNLVVLRRLLLLDSEFILKRVK; this is translated from the coding sequence ATGAAAATAATTGATGATTGGTATTTAGAAAACTTGGTTTGTTCTCAAGATAAAACAGCACTCAATTTAGTAGATAATAATCTAGTTTCAGTATCAGGTAATAGCTATCCAATAGTTAATGGTATTCCCATAATGCTTTTAAATAATTTAGTCGTCTTGAGACGACTTTTGCTATTAGACTCAGAATTCATTCTGAAGCGGGTTAAATAA
- a CDS encoding acyltransferase family protein — translation MPSWNPQYKTLDHWRGVAALWVMIFHGFGTVYNKPLHPLVDLVKSVAAPGWLAVHLFFVISGYCIAANVYKLILKQGSSWDFLKNRFWRLMPTYWLAFIVNK, via the coding sequence ATGCCCTCATGGAATCCTCAATATAAAACCTTAGACCACTGGCGGGGCGTTGCAGCCTTATGGGTGATGATTTTTCATGGTTTTGGAACTGTGTACAATAAACCTCTTCACCCATTGGTTGACCTAGTAAAATCAGTAGCAGCACCGGGTTGGTTAGCAGTACATCTTTTTTTTGTAATTAGTGGCTATTGTATCGCCGCTAATGTCTATAAATTAATCCTTAAGCAAGGTAGCAGTTGGGATTTTTTGAAAAATAGATTCTGGCGGTTAATGCCCACTTATTGGCTGGCATTTATAGTAAACAAATAA
- a CDS encoding glycosyltransferase, with product MKILLTADPELPVPPKLYGGIERIVDLLVVGLQNRGHEVALVAHPESTSSVSKLFPWGGMQSQNKLDTLQNMITLWSAVKSFKPDVVHSFSRIFYMLPILRSPLPKIMSYQRRPSDRTVKLAAQIAGRSLTFTGCSDSICKIGRNAGGTWQTIYNCVEPEKYTFQGKVDADAPLVFLSRIERIKGAHTAIAIAKKCDKKLIIAGNYSQTGEEGKYWQEEIEPQLGKNRIEYIGTVNDEQKNNLLGQASAMLVPIEWDEPFGIVFAEALACGTPVISCPRGSLPEIVREGVDGYLITSIDDAVNKVRQLDQIDRHDCRQRAIECFSSDRIVEQYELLYNKQLKNI from the coding sequence ATGAAAATATTACTCACCGCTGATCCTGAATTACCAGTACCGCCAAAACTCTATGGTGGTATTGAACGGATTGTTGATTTATTAGTTGTAGGGCTGCAAAATCGCGGTCATGAAGTGGCTCTTGTTGCTCATCCTGAATCAACATCATCTGTATCTAAATTGTTTCCTTGGGGAGGAATGCAATCGCAAAACAAGCTTGACACATTACAAAATATGATCACCCTATGGTCAGCAGTCAAGTCATTTAAACCTGATGTTGTCCATAGCTTTTCGCGCATTTTCTATATGCTGCCAATTCTGCGATCGCCTTTACCCAAAATTATGTCTTATCAAAGGCGACCTAGCGATCGCACTGTCAAACTAGCCGCCCAAATTGCGGGTAGATCTCTCACTTTTACAGGTTGCAGTGATAGCATTTGCAAAATCGGGCGCAATGCAGGCGGAACTTGGCAAACAATTTATAACTGTGTTGAACCGGAGAAATACACATTTCAAGGAAAGGTAGATGCGGATGCACCTTTAGTTTTTTTGAGCCGGATTGAGCGGATTAAAGGGGCGCATACAGCAATTGCGATCGCCAAAAAATGCGATAAAAAACTCATCATTGCAGGCAACTATAGCCAAACCGGTGAGGAGGGAAAGTATTGGCAAGAAGAAATAGAGCCACAGCTAGGAAAAAATAGAATTGAATACATAGGAACAGTCAATGATGAGCAGAAAAATAATTTATTAGGTCAAGCCTCAGCTATGCTTGTTCCTATAGAATGGGATGAGCCTTTTGGCATTGTCTTTGCTGAAGCTTTAGCCTGTGGGACTCCCGTAATTTCTTGTCCAAGAGGCTCATTGCCGGAAATTGTGCGAGAAGGAGTTGATGGTTATTTGATCACTTCCATTGATGACGCAGTTAATAAGGTGCGTCAGTTAGATCAGATTGATCGTCATGATTGTCGTCAACGAGCGATAGAATGTTTTTCTAGCGATCGCATAGTTGAACAATATGAATTACTCTATAACAAGCAACTGAAAAATATTTGA
- a CDS encoding glycosyltransferase family 4 protein, translated as MTNLAIIASHPIQYYAPLFRSLAQDCNFNIKVFYLWDFGITNQIDPGFKQSLKWDIPLLDGYNFEFVPNISKDRGTHHIFGLQNPSLTQQVLAFKPDAIFLTVSYNYASIYRFLWQMRNINIPMIFRGDSHRIQAKNDFKSQLKKLFIAKIFQNFAACLYVGKANYEYFKYHAVLESKLFFAPHAIDNNRFSAMTNEASSQAKNWKHELGIPPQNQVILFAGKFEHKKRPLDLIQAFINAQLKSVSLLLVGAGNLDSEMRDLSKHNDQIYFAPFQNQSLMPRTYASCDVFVLPSYGSGETWGLAINEAMCMGCPVIVSSHVGCAADLVKHRKNGLIFEAGNVEALTASLKEAMADHYRLKQWGEESKIIVRDYCYDRIIAGLKEALAAICNK; from the coding sequence ATGACGAATTTAGCAATTATTGCATCTCATCCAATTCAGTATTACGCGCCACTTTTTCGGTCTCTGGCTCAAGACTGTAATTTTAATATTAAAGTATTCTATTTATGGGATTTTGGCATTACAAATCAGATTGATCCAGGATTTAAGCAATCATTAAAATGGGATATTCCATTACTAGATGGCTATAACTTTGAATTTGTGCCTAACATTAGTAAAGATCGCGGCACTCATCATATCTTTGGCTTGCAAAATCCCAGCCTGACTCAGCAAGTTTTAGCATTTAAACCAGATGCTATATTCCTAACAGTATCCTATAACTACGCAAGTATTTATAGGTTTCTTTGGCAGATGAGAAATATCAATATTCCCATGATATTTCGTGGTGATTCCCATCGAATTCAGGCAAAAAATGATTTTAAAAGTCAGCTAAAAAAGCTATTTATTGCCAAAATTTTCCAAAATTTTGCTGCTTGTCTATATGTTGGTAAAGCTAATTATGAATATTTTAAATATCATGCTGTCTTAGAGAGTAAATTATTTTTCGCTCCCCATGCTATTGATAATAACCGGTTTTCTGCCATGACTAATGAGGCATCTAGTCAAGCAAAAAATTGGAAACACGAATTAGGTATCCCTCCCCAAAATCAGGTGATCCTTTTTGCTGGCAAATTTGAACATAAAAAGCGTCCTTTGGATTTAATTCAGGCTTTTATTAATGCACAATTAAAATCAGTGTCTCTGCTATTAGTTGGGGCTGGAAATTTAGACTCAGAAATGCGAGATTTGTCTAAGCATAATGATCAAATTTACTTTGCTCCATTTCAAAACCAATCGCTAATGCCGCGTACTTATGCTAGTTGTGATGTCTTTGTTTTGCCTAGCTATGGTAGTGGTGAAACATGGGGGTTAGCAATTAATGAAGCGATGTGTATGGGATGTCCTGTAATTGTTAGCAGTCATGTTGGTTGTGCGGCTGATTTAGTTAAACATAGAAAGAATGGTTTGATTTTTGAAGCAGGAAATGTAGAGGCTCTTACTGCTAGTCTTAAAGAGGCTATGGCTGATCATTATCGCTTGAAACAATGGGGAGAAGAAAGTAAAATTATTGTCAGAGACTACTGTTATGATCGCATAATTGCAGGCTTAAAGGAAGCCTTGGCAGCGATATGTAATAAATAA